A single genomic interval of Streptomyces sp. 1222.5 harbors:
- a CDS encoding ATP-binding protein: MPVAVGTARRLVLDLLTALDVPGQVRDDVILVTSELVTNALVHAAGERIACRLHRTADRVRIEVEDQDGGPGLPVVGRPGPDEQHGRGLFLVEALSSDWGVTAVPDRPACVVWAELPMLHHP; encoded by the coding sequence GTGCCGGTGGCCGTCGGCACGGCCCGCCGGCTCGTCCTGGACCTGCTGACCGCCTTGGACGTGCCCGGACAGGTCCGGGACGACGTGATCCTCGTGACCTCCGAGCTGGTCACGAACGCGCTGGTGCACGCGGCGGGCGAGCGGATCGCCTGCCGGCTGCACCGCACGGCGGACCGGGTGCGCATCGAGGTCGAGGACCAGGACGGCGGCCCCGGACTGCCCGTGGTCGGCCGGCCCGGCCCCGACGAACAGCACGGACGCGGCCTGTTCCTGGTCGAGGCGCTGAGCAGCGACTGGGGAGTGACGGCGGTGCCGGACCGGCCGGCCTGCGTCGTCTGGGCGGAACTGCCCATGCTCCACCACCCCTGA
- a CDS encoding GNAT family N-acetyltransferase, with amino-acid sequence MVWSLIRRGRTAPGLPVPGRCAPGRHVLATVRLLLFTPRNRLDVAAALAACADAEAQRWLGTQADEVVPDPGTRRTLLRWRPAGDDGRRVPRHLAEPFAPGPDDPMILVCVRRSDLSYAGALELEPRSGEMGGWLAPGCRGQGLGAELFRAGVALAHTHAGLATVRAGAEPGNTASRRALARAGFVQDQGPLRHTLPDGRVVDAVWHRHDTVTASRCH; translated from the coding sequence ATGGTCTGGTCGCTCATCCGCCGGGGCCGGACCGCGCCCGGCCTGCCCGTGCCCGGACGGTGCGCCCCGGGCCGGCACGTCCTGGCGACGGTACGGCTGCTGCTGTTCACGCCCCGGAACCGGCTCGACGTGGCGGCGGCACTCGCCGCGTGCGCGGACGCCGAGGCGCAGCGGTGGCTCGGCACCCAGGCGGACGAGGTCGTGCCCGATCCCGGCACCCGCCGCACCCTGCTGCGGTGGCGGCCCGCGGGAGACGACGGCCGCCGCGTTCCACGGCACCTGGCCGAGCCGTTCGCACCCGGACCCGACGACCCGATGATCCTGGTGTGCGTCCGCAGATCCGATCTCAGCTACGCCGGAGCGCTCGAACTGGAGCCACGGTCCGGTGAGATGGGCGGCTGGCTGGCACCGGGCTGCCGCGGCCAGGGCCTGGGCGCGGAGCTGTTCCGCGCGGGCGTCGCGCTCGCGCACACCCATGCCGGGCTCGCCACCGTCCGCGCCGGCGCCGAACCCGGCAACACCGCCAGCCGGCGGGCCCTGGCCCGCGCGGGTTTCGTCCAGGACCAGGGACCGCTCCGGCACACCCTGCCCGACGGGCGTGTCGTGGACGCCGTCTGGCACCGGCACGACACCGTGACGGCCTCCCGCTGCCATTGA
- a CDS encoding SAM-dependent methyltransferase, which translates to MTDIGFSPDRIDTGTPHSARMYDWFLDGKDHYPVDADAARTVLDLFPGVKDTAWANREFMHRAARFVAGRGVGQFLDVGTGIPTEPNLHQVVQAVDPAARVVYADNDPIVLRHAEALLHGTSEGRTAYVHADVREPEHIVAYAREHLDLTRPVGLSLIALLPFVTDEQDPHGVVRTLLEPLPSGSHLMISHVSDEFDPEVWERIAAVYRSGGTPVRARSRTEVARFFDGLELCAPGVVPATRWQPEPGMRVPGLQPVYVGVARKP; encoded by the coding sequence GTGACAGACATCGGATTCAGCCCGGACCGCATCGACACCGGCACACCGCACTCCGCCCGTATGTACGACTGGTTCCTGGACGGCAAGGACCACTACCCCGTCGACGCGGATGCCGCGCGGACGGTGCTCGACCTCTTTCCCGGCGTGAAGGACACGGCCTGGGCCAACCGCGAGTTCATGCACCGGGCCGCCCGCTTCGTCGCCGGCCGGGGTGTCGGCCAGTTCCTGGACGTGGGCACCGGCATACCCACCGAGCCGAACCTGCACCAGGTGGTGCAGGCAGTCGACCCGGCCGCCCGGGTGGTGTACGCGGACAACGACCCGATCGTGCTGCGGCACGCCGAGGCCCTGCTCCACGGCACGTCCGAGGGCCGTACCGCCTATGTGCACGCCGACGTCCGGGAACCCGAGCACATCGTGGCGTACGCCCGCGAACACCTGGACCTGACCCGGCCCGTCGGCCTGTCGCTGATCGCGCTGCTGCCGTTCGTCACCGACGAGCAGGATCCTCACGGGGTCGTCCGCACCCTGCTCGAACCGCTCCCGTCCGGCAGCCATCTGATGATCTCCCACGTCAGCGACGAGTTCGACCCGGAGGTCTGGGAGCGGATCGCGGCCGTCTACCGGTCCGGCGGCACTCCGGTGCGGGCGCGTTCACGGACGGAGGTGGCCCGCTTCTTCGACGGTCTGGAGCTGTGCGCCCCGGGTGTCGTGCCGGCCACGCGCTGGCAGCCCGAGCCGGGGATGCGCGTCCCCGGACTCCAGCCGGTGTACGTGGGGGTGGCCCGCAAGCCGTAA
- a CDS encoding flavodoxin family protein, with translation MPTLLIVHHTPSPNCQALFEAVVAGATTPEIEGVRVVRRAALAATASDVLEADGYLLGTPANLGYMSGALKHFFDQIYYPCLDGTRGRPFGYYVHGGNDVTGAVRAVEAVTTGLGWRRAAEPVTVTGEPGKADTEACWELGATVAAGLMTGD, from the coding sequence GTGCCTACCTTGCTGATCGTCCACCACACCCCGTCGCCCAACTGCCAGGCCCTGTTCGAGGCCGTCGTCGCCGGGGCCACGACTCCCGAGATCGAAGGCGTCCGGGTGGTCCGGCGCGCGGCCCTCGCCGCCACCGCCTCCGACGTCCTCGAAGCCGACGGCTACCTGCTCGGCACCCCGGCCAACCTCGGCTACATGTCCGGTGCGCTGAAGCATTTCTTCGATCAGATCTACTACCCGTGCCTGGACGGGACCCGGGGCCGCCCCTTCGGCTACTACGTCCACGGCGGCAACGACGTCACCGGTGCCGTCCGCGCCGTCGAGGCCGTCACCACGGGCCTCGGCTGGCGGCGCGCGGCCGAGCCGGTGACCGTCACCGGCGAGCCGGGCAAGGCGGACACGGAGGCGTGCTGGGAGCTGGGAGCCACGGTCGCGGCGGGCCTGATGACCGGCGACTGA
- a CDS encoding class I SAM-dependent methyltransferase yields the protein MAEDDHGAPAAVVFDALGLDYEKAFAASESHQASLRWLLERLAPGSSVLDAGSGTGRPTAETLSGAGHRVLGVDVSPVMVELAARQVPGAEFRLADLRELPVPDASFDAVCAYFSLLQMSRPEQAAVVARLARAVRPGGLVALATVPLDVEGVQAHFMGQPVEVTSFSAGAFTELVTRAGLTVLAEDDALFTPAHPDAVPEPHLFLHCRRAPE from the coding sequence GTGGCCGAGGACGATCACGGAGCACCGGCCGCCGTGGTGTTCGACGCCCTGGGACTCGACTACGAGAAGGCGTTCGCCGCGTCCGAGTCGCACCAGGCGTCGCTGCGGTGGCTGCTGGAGCGGCTGGCACCGGGCAGCAGCGTGCTGGACGCAGGCAGCGGAACGGGACGGCCGACCGCCGAGACCCTCTCCGGGGCGGGCCACCGGGTACTGGGCGTCGACGTCTCGCCGGTCATGGTGGAGCTGGCCGCGCGGCAGGTGCCCGGGGCCGAGTTCCGCCTGGCGGACCTCCGTGAACTGCCCGTGCCGGACGCCTCGTTCGACGCGGTGTGCGCGTACTTCTCGCTGCTCCAGATGTCCCGCCCCGAACAGGCCGCCGTCGTGGCGCGGCTGGCCCGGGCAGTACGGCCCGGCGGCCTCGTGGCACTGGCGACCGTTCCGCTCGACGTGGAGGGCGTCCAGGCCCACTTCATGGGGCAGCCGGTGGAGGTGACGAGCTTCTCCGCCGGCGCCTTCACCGAGCTGGTGACCCGGGCGGGCCTGACGGTGCTGGCCGAGGACGATGCCCTGTTCACCCCGGCCCACCCCGACGCCGTACCCGAGCCGCACCTGTTCCTGCACTGCCGGCGCGCCCCGGAGTGA
- a CDS encoding lipoprotein gives MQVRVGSVGSRAIVAVALAAVLGGCAGTADDDGKKGASASPTAKGESTGSGGGAAARGGTIGAAGSACELPVSFGLAKDWKPKAIDAEAQLAKASKGSDDDLSGALAESFLRQGPVTAACEIDAKPAGKIGFLRVWTGKKGDADAGGVLRAFVAAEDNVSKAKYRPFKTGGGVSAVEVEYLYTSKLLDETKKESAFAVATPDGPVVLHLGGMDTEEHEAMRPAYDLAKQTLELA, from the coding sequence GTGCAGGTCAGGGTGGGGTCCGTAGGAAGCCGAGCGATCGTGGCGGTTGCGCTGGCAGCTGTGCTCGGCGGTTGCGCGGGTACGGCGGACGACGACGGGAAGAAGGGCGCGAGCGCATCGCCGACCGCCAAGGGCGAGAGCACGGGGTCCGGGGGCGGGGCGGCCGCGCGCGGGGGGACGATCGGCGCGGCCGGTTCCGCCTGCGAACTGCCCGTCAGCTTCGGCCTCGCCAAGGACTGGAAGCCCAAGGCGATCGACGCCGAGGCCCAGCTGGCGAAGGCGTCGAAGGGCTCCGACGACGATCTGAGCGGCGCGCTCGCCGAGAGCTTCCTCCGCCAGGGCCCGGTCACCGCCGCCTGTGAGATCGACGCCAAGCCGGCCGGCAAGATCGGCTTCCTGCGCGTGTGGACCGGCAAGAAGGGCGACGCCGACGCGGGCGGTGTGCTCCGCGCGTTCGTCGCCGCCGAGGACAACGTCAGCAAGGCGAAGTACCGTCCGTTCAAGACCGGTGGCGGCGTGTCCGCCGTGGAGGTGGAGTACCTCTACACGAGCAAGCTCCTGGACGAGACCAAGAAGGAGAGCGCCTTCGCGGTCGCCACTCCCGACGGCCCGGTCGTCCTGCACCTCGGCGGCATGGACACCGAGGAGCACGAGGCGATGCGCCCCGCCTACGACCTCGCCAAGCAGACCCTCGAACTCGCCTGA
- a CDS encoding N-acetyltransferase, whose amino-acid sequence MSPSDQAPLIRPYRPADRDDMADVCVRTAHNGGDSRAVHPDRRLMPAIFTEPYCHLDPDLAFVLDDGTGRTVGYIVGTADTGRFVEDFRRTWIPRLADRYPAPAVPPRTPSEEMIRLLHHPERMLVTELGEYPAHLHIDLLPPWQGRGHGRALLRTFLDALHGRGVQAVHLGMVTVNTAARAFYDRVGFHEIAVADAGPLTYLGRATAPD is encoded by the coding sequence ATGTCCCCATCGGACCAGGCACCCCTCATCCGGCCCTACCGTCCCGCCGACCGTGACGACATGGCGGACGTCTGCGTCCGTACCGCGCACAACGGCGGCGATTCCCGGGCCGTCCACCCGGACCGGCGCCTGATGCCGGCGATCTTCACCGAGCCGTACTGCCACCTCGATCCGGATCTCGCGTTCGTGCTGGACGACGGTACGGGCCGGACCGTGGGCTACATCGTCGGCACAGCGGACACCGGGCGCTTCGTCGAGGACTTCCGGCGCACCTGGATACCCCGGCTGGCCGACCGCTACCCGGCGCCCGCGGTGCCGCCCCGTACGCCCTCCGAGGAGATGATCCGGCTCCTGCACCACCCGGAGCGGATGCTCGTAACCGAACTCGGCGAGTACCCCGCCCACTTGCACATCGACCTGCTGCCCCCCTGGCAGGGCCGCGGGCACGGCCGCGCCCTGCTGCGCACCTTCCTGGACGCTCTGCACGGACGGGGCGTCCAGGCGGTCCACCTCGGCATGGTCACCGTCAACACCGCCGCCCGCGCCTTCTACGACCGGGTCGGCTTTCACGAGATCGCGGTCGCCGACGCGGGCCCCCTCACCTATCTGGGGCGGGCCACCGCGCCGGACTGA
- a CDS encoding amidase domain-containing protein: MVAGVALVPNWSAGAAVTDDPTVDARTKATFQRLADAVFTDRTQALVDGTGKSRTRHAAGFSGSVRLSGGQTRRQDSALGQLRDRRSVLAKLGEKYSAGATKVVLDATQVDGRRAKVAVTETTTLTYERPVSKDQKTTGFQAHHELTFQADRKGDWQLTGIHDTDDGYLAVNQVAKPSVPSVKTADDSPPDATRSATSWPAPANPKNFSATGYNYQAMATYAAKYWKNYNTAYPDFNGQGAGGDCTNFVSQSLKAGGWKHVPGYTNDWHKWFGTADIQSDSFVGVNEFSWFALSSKRVTSLANVYQLDVGDVLQMDFNRDGSKDHSMIVTYRDRSGVPYVTYHSTNTYNRSVASLVASYPTAAFYAYRT; the protein is encoded by the coding sequence GTGGTCGCCGGCGTGGCGCTGGTGCCCAACTGGAGCGCGGGCGCGGCGGTGACCGACGACCCGACGGTGGACGCCAGGACCAAGGCGACCTTCCAGCGTCTGGCCGACGCGGTGTTCACCGACCGCACCCAGGCCCTCGTGGACGGCACCGGGAAGTCCCGGACCCGCCACGCCGCCGGGTTCTCCGGGTCGGTGCGGCTGTCCGGTGGTCAGACCCGCCGGCAGGACTCCGCCCTGGGACAGCTGCGTGACCGCCGCAGCGTGCTCGCCAAGCTCGGCGAGAAGTACAGCGCGGGCGCCACGAAGGTCGTCCTGGACGCCACCCAGGTCGACGGCCGCCGGGCCAAGGTCGCCGTGACCGAGACGACGACGCTCACCTACGAGCGCCCGGTGTCGAAGGACCAGAAGACCACCGGTTTCCAGGCCCACCACGAGCTGACCTTCCAGGCCGACCGCAAGGGCGACTGGCAGCTCACCGGCATCCACGACACGGACGACGGCTACCTGGCCGTCAACCAGGTCGCCAAGCCGTCCGTGCCCTCGGTGAAGACCGCGGACGACAGCCCGCCGGACGCGACCCGCTCGGCCACCTCCTGGCCGGCCCCGGCCAATCCGAAGAACTTCTCGGCCACCGGGTACAACTACCAGGCCATGGCCACGTACGCGGCCAAGTACTGGAAGAACTACAACACCGCCTACCCGGACTTCAACGGGCAGGGTGCCGGGGGCGACTGCACCAACTTCGTCAGCCAGTCCCTGAAGGCGGGCGGCTGGAAGCACGTGCCCGGTTACACCAACGACTGGCACAAGTGGTTCGGCACCGCCGACATCCAGTCCGACTCCTTCGTCGGTGTGAACGAGTTCTCCTGGTTCGCCCTGTCGTCCAAGCGGGTCACCAGCCTGGCGAACGTCTACCAGCTCGACGTCGGCGACGTCCTGCAGATGGACTTCAACCGGGACGGGTCCAAGGACCACTCGATGATCGTCACCTACCGCGACCGCTCCGGTGTGCCGTACGTGACGTACCACTCGACCAACACGTACAACCGGTCGGTGGCCAGCCTCGTCGCGTCGTACCCGACCGCGGCGTTCTACGCCTACCGCACCTGA